Part of the Salvelinus namaycush isolate Seneca chromosome 25, SaNama_1.0, whole genome shotgun sequence genome is shown below.
CAACCATTAGAACGTTCACTTGCCTGTTCATTCACCTCCAACCATCAACAGTGGTCATACCTATCACTTACAGCGAGGGCAACACAATAATTTTCACCTGAGGACTCTAAATACATCTCGGATTAACTTCCATTGCGAGATCACTTTTTTTTATCATGAACATCTTATTATAACATTTGAATATTTCTTGTTATAACATTTGAATATTTCAAACTACTTTATTATTTTTGAAATTCGCTGCAGAGAGTTTCAAATACATCATTTTTTGATTAGCAATTTATCAATTGTGCACCTGGTAATTTAGGAGATGGTGTCTAGGTTGCAGATATTGCTCTTGTTGTGGTGTGCGGTCGCTCTCACTTGGGCACAAGTTGCATTCAGCGACGTAATGGATAATGGAATAAAAGAGGAACTAGAACAGACCGACGGACCACTGCTAGATGATGAGATGGACAACCAGGAAAACGTTTTAACTCAGGTATTTACGACCTTTCTCGGTATTTGTAACAGGATTGATTATATAGGTATAGGCTGTGCGTAAAATTAGGCTATCTAAAGCCAAGTGCGACAGTTAATGAGAATAACTAAGAGGAAGAATAATTAATTTTCCCAAGCATTATAATTCCGTTTAGTTTAGGATATTAATAATGGACACTTCATGGTCTATGAATACTGGCCTTGGAAAAGTTAACCTATTACGTTGAGCACTTATCATGCGTACTTACGCACGCACACTGAGCGTTGTCATTTTAGTATATAGTTACTTTAGTTTTAAAATGTTCTCCTAAATGTGAAATATGTTCGTAagacaaaaatatttttcatACCCATATAAAGGGTTAAAAAGCAGTATTTTTTTACATTAGTCGATTGTTAGTCGTTAAACCATTTTCAATGTGCAATGTGCATAGAATATTTGGTATCAGAGAGATGAGATGGTAGTTTTTCCTATGTAGTGATAAATGTATACATTCTCATTAATATGCTATTCAGCTAACTCTGAATCCATCCTATAAGTAACtgcaccagaggaggctggtgggaggagctatatgaggacgggctcattgtagtGGCTGGAATGGAACTGGAACAAAAAGAActtatcaaacacatcaaaacaaTATGTTTGACtcagttccatttattccattccagccattacaaggaaagggggatacctagttgtACTGACTAggtaactgaatgccttcaactgaaatgtgtcttcggctttaacctctgaatcagagaggtgcaggggctgccttaatcaacatccacggcgCCCTGGAAACAGtgcgttaactgccttgctcaggggcagaacgacagatttttaccttgtcagctcggggattcgatccagcaacatttcggttacctgcccaacgctcttaaccactaggctgtCCTCCTACAtctccttccaccagcctccactgaactGTAACCAATGCATGTGTCAATGCCTTGTGTCTGTGTGAATTGTTGAAATGCTGTGCTCCTCATTGGTGGACTACCCATGCTCTACCCATCTCTTCTCAATTATAGCTGCTGGGAgattatgacaaagtgaaaacgctGTCGGAAGGCTCTGACTGTCGCTGTAAATGTGTTGTCAGACCGCTGAGCAGAAGTGCCTGCCGGCGGATAGAGGAGGGCGCCGCCAAAGCCGAAGACTTTTACACAGTGGAGACTGTGACATCGGGGCCCAATTGTAAAAAGTGTGCGTGTATAGCCCCACCCTCTGCTCTGAATCCCTGCGAGGGAGATTACAGGTTCAAGAAGCTGCAGGAGGCGGGGAAAGATGACATCAAGGTAAAACACAAGCGCCTACCTCTAAGGACAAAAAACACTACACTGGTCCATCATAAAATAACCCATAGTCTTTGTAAAACAAGGAGTTAGCCAGGTCCCTTTGCAAGGGAATATTTCCTCAAACTTTATTTGATCTGAATGAAATGTCCACATCATCTGTGATTGAAAATATGTGGTTGAAAACAGCGTGAGACAGGACTACAACATGTACATGTATGTTATCTAAAATGTACTGCAATGATTCTGATCACTTTCTCTTACAGCTCTCAACAGTAATGGAGTTATTGGAGGGAGCGTTTTACGGGATGGATCTGTTAAAGTTGCACTCAGTTACAACCAAACTCCTCAACCGGGTTGACAATATAGAAAAGGTTTgtcataaaagactgtaaaaacaccagcaaatcagctccaagtgattttcattttggaaatctgttccaaagtattcacACACATGATAGCGAGATATAtttgatcgtatacaaatgtaagcaaggtttgaaattattatgttttagtcaaatattatagcTGTTGGTGCtccttgtggtcaatttgcagtctacaagtTATTTGTAATGATGTTccagccccctgaccatccgctcaagaaacaAATCTGCCCCCGGTTGGATCTAGTCGATGAGCCCTGCCTTAGAGTCTATGGTCATGGTACTGGCTTCTCACCATTTTGCTTTGTCTCTGTGGGTGTCCAGACCTTTTCTTGTAACCACACGGAGAAGGATAAAGTGAGTGTGAGGAGCCCCTCTAGTGAGGAAaaggagcgagagaaggagagaagagccCAGCAGAGGATGGAAAAGAGAAAACGTCTGACTGAGCTGGAGCCGTCTCTGCAGAAGGATACAGCTGCAGCTTATGCTAACACagaggtaagacacacacacatacacacacaaagtctACGCTAACCAAGGCAGTCAGTCTCTTTGGACTTGTAGTGGAAACGTTGGCAAGACATTAAGGTAGCCAGTAGCCTGGCACTCTCTTTAATACAGTGTGGCGGGATAAAAACTAGTCTGCTTTCTGGACTACAACAGTTTCCAGATGTCTCAGATAACAATTAATTTTCCTCAGACTTCAGAGTATTTGACATAAATTACTTTCTTACTTTGAACCTCGACTGCATACGTTTCCAGAAAAACAATATGTTCAAAACCATAGCATTTGTTTCTGTAGCCTAGTATTACAATTTAAAATCAGAAACAGAAAACTTTACTGCCATGCAACAAATGGTTGCTAAGAACTTATTGTAACTAAAAATCAACAGGTATAGTATGTAGTACAGTTgtctcactaaaagcttcacgATAACACAATGGTAACATTTGGTCCTTTGTGATTGGATCCTCCTATAGAAAAAGTATGAGGAGCGCTACATTGGGGCCAAGGGCCAGGGGACCACCAAGCCCATGCTGAAGAAGAGCCAGCTGCAAAACAGGGAGGGGCCCCTGAAAGGCAAGGTGGGACTCAACGGCATGGTCATCAGAGGAGTGACTTTCTACAAGGCCAACACGGTGGACGATGGAGCCGCTGGGGAGCTCAGTAAGTCCATTAAAATACTGGACATATACTAGAATAACTAACATAGCAGTGGTCTATCCAGTTCAGAACATACAGCACATCTTCCCAGGGATTTTAGTGATGTCGACGGCTTCTTTTTGGGGGTCTCTATATTGGGGCTGTGCCTATAGACATGTTTTGTTCTGGGGTTTAATATGAGATTGGAGAGGCTTCTTGAGTATATTGGTGTACTGTAGATGATGCTTGTGCTGCTCATTCACCAGCAGCAGACGAAGCCCTGAGCGGTGATGGTTCCATGGACCTGCTCATCGATGACCAGCTCCTGAGACCCACCCAGCCCAGACCTGTAGCAGGCACCGCGACACCAACATCGCAAGACAGGAAGTGGAACCCAGACAACCAGGCCACTCGTGCCTCTAAAACAACCAATAGTCCCCAAGGAAATCCCACCACATCTGCCCCTAAAGCTACCGAGACACCATCAACCACTGTGTTCATCCCGACCACAACCATTCCAACCACAACTACGACCGCAgcaaccaccactactactacaatgGTTGCGACAAGCGCAAGCACCACTCAGCCAGCGGCCACTAGGAAACCTGAAACCGTGTCTGTTTTGACCACGTCTCCAACCGCTGCAGTGCGACAGGTCAACAGCACCACAGCCTCACCCAGCAAGGTGACAGGTGCGCCCAAACCCAAGCATCACATCGTCTGGACAGAGGGCCCCTCGGCGACCCCTAAAGTCCCTGGTAAAAAATATCTTTGGTTgatcagattttttattttccaAAGTGAAATTCAAATTTGATGCTGAAAAAGGCATGATTTGTATTATACACCACATTGATCTTTTTGGGAGGGAAATAGTGTTATTTGTTTGATCTTTAAATACCTGAGGGGAGTACAGATTATCTTTATCTTTGTATGTTTACTTACAGGCATGTGCAAAGACACTCTGGCCTCCATCTCGGACCCAGTGACCCATAACACCTACGGCCGGAAGGAAGGGGCCTGGATGAAGGACCCAAAGGGCAACGGAAATGTCATATATGTCACCAACTACTACTATGGTAACCACCTACTGGAATTCCACGACATGGACAACTTCAAACAAGGTATTTTCACAATAGAATAGTCTCAAAACCAAGTAACTGCTTTGGTTCTAGGTGCCATGATTACGAGACAGACATGGCAATAGATTCATGTAATGGTGCCATTTGATTTGTGCAATGTGTGCTGCTCAGTATTGAATACTCTATTGTTTCTCTGGTCTGTTTCCTGTCAGGACACTTCACCAATTCCTACAAGCTACCGTACAACTGGATCGGCACAGGCCACGTGGTGTACAACGGAGCTTTCTATTACAACCGCGCCTTCTCCCGTGACATCATCAAGTTCGACCTGCATCTGCTCTACGTGGCGGCCTGGACGACGCTGCACGACGCCGTGTTAGAGGAGGAGGACGCCTCCTGGAGGCGGCGAGGACACTCGGATATCGACTTTGCGGTGGATGAGAGCGGCCTGTGGTTAGTGTACCCTGCTCTGGATGAGGAGGGCTTCCATCAGGAAGTAATCATCCTAAGCCGTGTGAACCCGACCGACCTCAGCCTCCAGAGTACGTTCAGAACGGGCCTGAGGAGACACTTCTACGGAAACTCCTTTGTCATTTGTGGTGTCCTGTATGCGGTGGACAACTACGAACGCACCCTCGCCAATATATCCTACGCCTtcgatacgcacacacacacccagatgaTCCCCAGAATACCTTTCACAAACAACTACACATACACGACGCAAATCGACTACAACCCCAAGGACAAAAAGCTGTACGCATGGGACAACGGTCACCAGGTGACCTACAATGTTATATTTGCATATTAAAAGCAGACGAgtagtgatatatatatatatataataaaggGACAAGCACTTTTTTGTATAAAAGATcctaaatatatacactaccggtcaaaagtttaagaacacctactcatggttttaattaatttttactattttctacattgtagaataatagtgaagacatccaaactatgaaataacacatatggaatcatgtagtaaccaaaaaagtgttaaacaaatcaaaatatattttttatttgagattcttcaaatagccaccctttgccttgatgacagctttgcgctctcttggcattcttttaaccagcttcacctggaatgcttttccaacagtcttgaaggagatcccacatattctgagcacttgttggctgcttttcctagACTCTGCGGTTCGACTCAtcgcaaaccatctcaatttggttgaggtcgggggattgtggaggccaggtcatctgatgcagcactccatcactctccttcttggtcaaatagcccttacacagcctggaggtcattgtgttaggtcattgtcctgttgaaaaacaaattatagtcccactaagtccaaaccagatgggatggcgtatcgctgcagaatgctgtggtagccatgctggttaagtgtgccttgaattctaaataaatcacagacagtgtcaccagcaaagcattcccacaccataacacctcctcctccatgcttcacggtgggaaatacacatgtggagatcatccgttcacccacaccgcgtctcacaaatctcaaatttggactccaggccaaaggacacatttccaccggtctaatgtccattccttgtgtttcttggcccaagcaagtcttttttttattggtgtcctttagtagtggtttctttgcagcaattcaaccaggaaggcctgattcacacagtctcctctgaacagttgatgttgagatgtgtctgtgcatttatttgggctgcaatttcagaggctggtaactctaatgaacgtgtcctctgcagcagaggtaactctgggtcttcctttcctgtggtggtcctcgtgagagccagtttcatcatagctcttgatggtttttgtgactgattggctcaaatgcattaagaaggaaagaaattccacaaattaacttttaacaaggcacacctgttaattgcaatgcattccagttgactacctcatgaagctgcttgagagaatgccaagagtgtgcaaagctgtcaaggcaaagggtggctatttgaagaatctcaaataaaaaatatattttgatttgtttaacacttttttggttactacatgtcttatttcatagttttgttgtcttcactattattctacaatgtagaaaataaaaaataataaagcaaaacccttgaatgagtaggtgttctcaaacttttgaacggtagtgtacatttgaTGTCTTAGTGGATTGTAGATCAGTCTACAGGGCCGTTGTGTTTTGCACTTTATAATCTCTGTTGCTCTGTTTGTGTTTTATTTCTCAAAATGTCTCCCATTTTGTCCCAACGCATGTTGttgtatttttatatttaatgGTCACTGTTTTTAACTGCCCAAATGGCAGCAGGCAAGATCATTCAGCAAAGCAAGACAGTTATTTCTTACTGCTTGTTAGAAGTTTAAAGTGTATGTTGTATATACTGTAATTTAAAATAAATGC
Proteins encoded:
- the olfml2bb gene encoding olfactomedin-like protein 2B, with amino-acid sequence MDNGIKEELEQTDGPLLDDEMDNQENVLTQLLGDYDKVKTLSEGSDCRCKCVVRPLSRSACRRIEEGAAKAEDFYTVETVTSGPNCKKCACIAPPSALNPCEGDYRFKKLQEAGKDDIKLSTVMELLEGAFYGMDLLKLHSVTTKLLNRVDNIEKTFSCNHTEKDKVSVRSPSSEEKEREKERRAQQRMEKRKRLTELEPSLQKDTAAAYANTEKKYEERYIGAKGQGTTKPMLKKSQLQNREGPLKGKVGLNGMVIRGVTFYKANTVDDGAAGELTADEALSGDGSMDLLIDDQLLRPTQPRPVAGTATPTSQDRKWNPDNQATRASKTTNSPQGNPTTSAPKATETPSTTVFIPTTTIPTTTTTAATTTTTTMVATSASTTQPAATRKPETVSVLTTSPTAAVRQVNSTTASPSKVTGAPKPKHHIVWTEGPSATPKVPGMCKDTLASISDPVTHNTYGRKEGAWMKDPKGNGNVIYVTNYYYGNHLLEFHDMDNFKQGHFTNSYKLPYNWIGTGHVVYNGAFYYNRAFSRDIIKFDLHLLYVAAWTTLHDAVLEEEDASWRRRGHSDIDFAVDESGLWLVYPALDEEGFHQEVIILSRVNPTDLSLQSTFRTGLRRHFYGNSFVICGVLYAVDNYERTLANISYAFDTHTHTQMIPRIPFTNNYTYTTQIDYNPKDKKLYAWDNGHQVTYNVIFAY